In one Cronobacter dublinensis subsp. dublinensis LMG 23823 genomic region, the following are encoded:
- the thpR gene encoding RNA 2',3'-cyclic phosphodiesterase codes for MSDQKRLFFALPLPAELQQHIMEWRAETFAPDAGRPIAAANLHITLAFLGDVSAQKQRTLSALAGRISQQAFTLHLDDAGHWPRSQVVWLGSRQPPRGLLQLANLLRAQAARSGCPQSAQPFHPHVTLLRNAQHPVRLPPPGFGWALAAREFVLYESRFEKGRTRYQPLERWSLNP; via the coding sequence ATGTCAGACCAGAAACGGCTGTTTTTCGCGCTGCCTCTGCCCGCCGAGCTTCAGCAACACATCATGGAATGGCGCGCCGAGACCTTCGCGCCCGACGCGGGCAGGCCCATCGCCGCCGCTAATCTGCATATTACGCTCGCTTTTTTAGGCGACGTCAGCGCGCAGAAGCAACGCACGCTCAGCGCGCTCGCCGGGCGTATCAGCCAGCAGGCATTTACGCTGCATCTTGATGACGCGGGCCACTGGCCCCGCTCGCAGGTGGTCTGGCTGGGCTCGCGCCAGCCGCCGCGCGGCCTGTTGCAGCTCGCGAATCTTCTGCGCGCGCAGGCCGCGCGCAGCGGTTGCCCACAAAGCGCGCAGCCCTTTCATCCGCATGTCACATTACTGCGTAACGCTCAGCACCCGGTCAGGCTGCCGCCGCCAGGGTTTGGCTGGGCGCTTGCCGCGCGGGAATTTGTGCTGTATGAGTCGCGTTTTGAAAAGGGACGTACCCGTTACCAGCCGCTGGAGCGCTGGTCTCTTAACCCATAA
- the sfsA gene encoding DNA/RNA nuclease SfsA — MEFTPALQPARLIARYKRFLADVVTPQGETLTLHCPNTGAMTGCATPGDTVWYSTSSVATRKYPHTWELTQTREGALICVNTLRANAVVKETLQAQRLPAFAGYESLKSEVKYGAERSRIDFMLQASDKVNCYIEVKSVTLSEPDSGYFPDAVTARGQKHLRELMSVVENGDRAVLLFAVLHSAITQVAPARHIDERYADLLSEAQRKGVEVLAWKASLSASEITLTSPLPVRL; from the coding sequence ATGGAATTTACGCCCGCCCTGCAACCGGCCCGGCTGATTGCGCGCTATAAGCGCTTTCTTGCCGATGTGGTTACGCCACAAGGCGAAACCCTGACCCTGCACTGCCCGAACACCGGCGCGATGACCGGCTGCGCGACGCCGGGGGATACCGTCTGGTATTCCACCTCAAGCGTTGCGACGCGCAAATACCCGCACACCTGGGAGCTGACGCAGACCCGTGAGGGCGCGTTGATTTGCGTGAATACGCTGCGGGCGAACGCCGTCGTGAAAGAGACGCTACAGGCGCAGCGGCTGCCTGCGTTTGCCGGTTACGAGAGCCTGAAGAGCGAAGTGAAGTACGGCGCGGAGCGCAGCCGAATTGACTTCATGTTACAGGCGAGTGACAAGGTTAACTGCTATATTGAGGTGAAATCCGTGACGCTGTCGGAGCCGGATTCAGGCTACTTCCCGGATGCGGTGACCGCGCGCGGTCAGAAGCATTTACGGGAGCTGATGAGCGTAGTGGAAAACGGGGATCGCGCCGTGCTGTTGTTCGCCGTGCTGCACTCCGCCATTACGCAGGTCGCTCCGGCACGCCACATTGATGAACGCTACGCCGACCTCTTAAGCGAGGCGCAGCGCAAGGGGGTGGAAGTCCTGGCCTGGAAGGCCTCGCTCTCCGCCAGTGAGATAACGCTGACGTCGCCTTTGCCGGTTCGCTTATAA
- the dksA gene encoding RNA polymerase-binding protein DksA, whose translation MQEGQNRKTSSLSILAIAGVEPYQEKPGEEYMNEAQLAHFKRILEAWRNQLRDEVDRTVTHMQDEAANFPDPVDRAAQEEEFSLELRNRDRERKLIKKIEKTLKKVEDEDFGYCESCGVEIGIRRLEARPTADLCIDCKTLAEIREKQMAG comes from the coding sequence ATGCAAGAAGGGCAAAACCGTAAAACATCGTCCCTGAGTATTCTCGCCATCGCTGGGGTGGAGCCGTATCAGGAGAAGCCGGGCGAAGAGTATATGAACGAAGCCCAGCTGGCGCACTTCAAGCGTATTCTTGAGGCATGGCGTAATCAACTCCGGGATGAAGTCGATCGCACCGTAACCCATATGCAGGATGAAGCTGCAAACTTCCCGGATCCGGTAGACCGTGCCGCCCAGGAAGAAGAATTCAGCCTTGAGCTGCGTAACCGTGACCGTGAGCGTAAGCTCATCAAAAAGATTGAAAAAACGCTGAAAAAAGTGGAAGACGAAGATTTCGGCTACTGCGAATCCTGCGGTGTTGAAATCGGTATCCGTCGCCTCGAAGCGCGTCCGACCGCCGATCTGTGCATCGACTGTAAGACGCTCGCCGAAATCCGCGAAAAACAGATGGCCGGCTAA